From the Anaeromyxobacter dehalogenans 2CP-1 genome, the window TGGAGCCGCTCCACCTGCTGCCCGGTGACCGGCTGCCCCTCGTGCGTCTGCCGGGCGAGCGACTGCGCCACGAGCTGCACGCAGGTGAGCGGGGTGCGCAGCTCGTGCGACGCGACCGCCAGGAAGTCGTCGCGCGACCGCACCGCCTCGCGGGCCTCGGCCAGGTTCCGCCGCGCCTCCTCCCCGCGCCGGCGCTCGGTCAGGTCGCGCGTGATCTTCGCGAACCCGCGGAGCGCGCCGTCCGGGCCGCGGAGCGCGGTGACCACCACGCTCGCGAAGAACCGCGTGCCGTCGCGGCGCACCCGCCAGCCCTCGTCCTCGCTGGAGCCCTGCTCGGCCGCCTCGCGCAGCTCCGCGGCCGGCTTGCCCCGGCGCACGTCCTCGGGCGTGAAGAACACCGCGAAGTGCCGCCCCACGATCTCGTGCGCCGGGTAGCCCTTGATCCGCTCCGCGCCCGGGTTCCACGAGAGCACGTGGCCCGACGGATCCAGCATGAAGATCGCGTACTCCTTCACGCTGTCCACCAGCAGGCGGAGGAGCTGCTCCTGCTCCTGCAGGTGTCCCGGGCCGGCCGGGTGCGGGCGGTGATCGCTGGGGTCGCTCATCGTCTCGAGGCACGAGGTGCACCGCGCCAGCGCGAACGCTCGCGCGCACCCGACGGGGGGAATCTTGCCTCGGCGCGCGGCTGGCGCCGCGGCAGTTCGACGCCCGCCCCAACAGGTCCCGCGGCGTGGGACGCGCGGCGACGTGCGGACGCCCGGCCGGTCCCCCGCGTCGCGATCGCACGACCCGTCCGGCGAAACGCCGCGCCCGATCCGTGGCGCGAACCGGGGCCCCGCGCGCGGGCTACACTCCCGCTCATGGCGGGGACCGAGGGATCGCCGGTGGTGATCGTCGGGGCCGGCGTGGCCGGGCTCTCCTGCGCGAGGGCGCTCGCGGAGGGCGGCCGGCGCGCGCTGGTGCTGGACCGGGCGCACGGTGTGGGCGGCCGCTGCGCCACGCGCGCGCTGGAAGGCCAGCCGGTGGACTACGGCGCGGTGTTCCTGCACGGGCGCGACCCGGCGTTCCTGGCCGCGCTCGACGCGGTGCCCGCGACGCGGCTCGACTGGCCCGCCGACGTGCACGGCAGCGGCCCGCCGTGCCAGCCGGAGGCGTTCTCGCCGGGTGAAGTCCGCCGCGCGTTCGCCGAGGGCGTGAACGCGTTCCCGCGCCACCTGGCGGAGGGGCTGGAGCTGCGCCTGCAGCGCAAGGTGGTCGGGCTCGTGCCCGGCGACGGCACCGTGGCGCTCCGGCTCGACGACGGCTCGTTCCTGGAGGCCGAGACCGCGGTGCTGGCGCTCGCCGCGGAGCAGGCCGACGAGCTGCTCGCCACCGTGCTGCCGGCGCCGCCCGCCGTGGCCGCCGCCCGGGCGCTGCTCGCGACCGCCTCGAGCCACTGCGCGCTCGCGCTGCTCGCCGTGTACGGGCCCGCCGCGCCGCGCCCGCCCTGGCACGTGAGCTACCCGGAGACCTCGCGCATCGTCCAGCTCGTCTCGCACGAGTCGAGCAAGCGCCCCGGCTCGCCGCTGCTCGTGCTCACCTACCAGGCCCACCCGGCCTGGTCGCGCCAGCACCTCGACGATCCGGACTGGCCGCGCCGCGTGCTCGACGAGGCGGCGCGCCTCCTCGGCCCGTGGGCCGCGGACCCGCGCACCGCGCACCCGCACCGCTGGCGCTGGGCCCGCACCGATCTCGCCGCGGAGCTGGCGCGGCCGCTGCTGCTGGCGCTGCCGGGCGGCGCGCGGCTGGGCGTGGCGGGCGATCGCTTCGCCCCGGGCGGCGGCATCGAGGCGGCGTGGCGCTCGGGCCGCGCGCTGGCGGGACGGGTCCTCGCGGGGGAGGGGGCATGACCGGCGGCGGCGACGCGCTGGCGCAGCTCGTGCTGCGCGATCGGGATCACGAGTGCGAGGGCTTCGGGCCGGGCCGCGTCTGCGTCCGCGTCGTCGCGGTGGCGCGCCTCCCGACGCGCGCCGGCCCGTTCCGGATCGTCGCGTTCTGGAACAACCGCGACGCAAAGGAGCACGTGGCGCTGGTGCACGGCGACGTGGTGGGCGCGGCGGACGTGCCGGTGCGCCTCCACTCGGAGTGCCTGACCGGCGACGTGATGGGCTCGCTCCGCTGCGACTGCCGCGACCAGCTCACCGAGGGGCTCGCCGCGATCCAGCGCGAGGGGCGCGGGGTGCTGCTGTACCTGCGGCAGGAGGGGCGCGGGATCGGCCTCATCAACAAGATCCGCGCGTACGCGCTGCAGGAGCAGGGGCTCGACACGGTCGAGGCGAACCTCGCGCTCGGCTTCCGCGACGACGAGCGCGACTACGCCGTGGCGGCCCACATGATCCACGGCCTGGAGCTCCGCTCCATCCGCCTCATCACCAACAACCCGGAGAAGATCCGGCAGCTCACCGCGTACCGGGTCGACGTGAGCGGGCGCATCCCGCACGTGATCCCGCCGGGCGAGCACAACCGCTTCTACCTGGAGACGAAGGCGCGGCGGTCCGGGCACCTGATCGACCTCGCGGCGCTCGAGCCGCGCTCCGAGCAGGCCGACCCGGTGGTGGTCGCGCCGGCGCCCGGCACGCCCGGCGGGGAGTGATCGTCCGGTCCCGTGGCGGCCGACCGCTCCGCCCCGGCACGCGGCCCGCGGGAGGCGGGCGCCGCGCGGGGCGCACGCCGGCGGGTCGCTCGCCGGGGCGTGGCTGCTTACATCGACGGGATGCGTCCCGCCCGCCCGGCCCTCGCGCCGCTCCTGCTGCTGCTCGCCTGCGGCGCCGCCTCCGCCCGACGGCCGGCCCCCGGCTGCACGATGGTGGAGGAGGGCTTCGGCCCGGCGGGCGCGATCCCGATCCGCGTCGAGCGGGTGGCGAGCGGCCTGGAGGTGCCGTGGGGGCTCGCCTTCCTCCCCGGCGGCGACGTGCTGGTGACCGAGCGGCCCGGGCGCGTGCGCCTCATCCGCCACGGTCAGCTCCAGCCGGAGCCGGTGGCCACGGTCGCGATCGCGCCCGGCGGGGAGGGCGGGCTGCTCGGCATCGCGGCCGATCCGCGCTTCGCCGAGAACCGGCGCTTCTACCTGTACGCCACGGTCGAGGCGGGCGGCGCGCCGGTGAACCAGGTGTCGCGCTGGACGCTCTCGGCGGACGGCCGCGCGGCGACGCGCGAGAAGGTGCTCCTCGACGGCATCCCCGCGGCCCGGTACCACGACGGCGGGCGCATCCGCTTCGGGCCCGACGGCATGCTGTACGTCGGCACCGGCGACGGCGGCCACCCCGATCGCGCCCGCGACCCGGCGAGCCCGAGCGGCAAGCTCCTGCGCGTCACGCCCGACGGCGCGCCCGCGCCCGGCAACCCGCGGCCGGACAGCCCGGTGCTCCTCTCCGGCGTCCGCAACCTGGAGGCGTTCGACTGGCTCGACGCCGGCACGCTGATCCTGGCGGACCACGGGCCGAGCGGGGAGCGCTCGCGCACCGGCCAGGACGAGGTGACGGTGGCGCGCGCGGGGGACGACCTGGGCTGGCCGGCGGTGTCCGGGTGCGACGCCGAGCCGGGCACGGTCGCGCCGATCCTCTCGTTCCGCAGGGCCGCGCCGCCGGGCGGCGGGAGCGTGTACCGCGGGTCGGCGGTGCCGCAGTGGAGGGGGAGCTTCCTGTTCGGGACGCTCGGCTCGCGCCACCTGCACCGGGTGGTGCTGGACGGGCGCGGCGGGCTGCGCGCGCACGAGGTCTACCTCGCCGGCGATCCGCCCTCGGGGCTGGGCCGCGTCCGCGAGGTCGTGGAGGGCCCGGACGGCGCGCTCTGGGTCACCACCAGCAACTGCGACGGCCGGGGGACCTGCCCGGCGGAGCGGGACCTGGTGGTGCGGCTGGTGGGCGGTTGATCTTCTCGGCGCGCGCGGCTACATCAGAGGGACCGTGCACGCGCCCGTCCACACCTCCCGGCGCCCCTGCCTCGCCCCGCCCCGGCGGCTCGCGAGCGGGCGCCCGTGCGCCCACGGCACGGCCTTCCTCGGCCAGGGCGCCTCGATCTCCTCGCGCTAGAGCGCAGGACCGAGGCGCGCCCCACCCGCACCGAAGCACCGCAGGACCGCCCGCTCGTCGCGCCGCCGCTCGAGGCCGCGCGCGGGCATTCACCGCTGGACACGCCCGGGCCAGGCCCGGACCGAGCGACTGGAGGAACCATGAGCCGCGACCGCATCTACGTCAGCGAGACCGATCACGAGCGCCTGCGGGCGCTGGTGGAGCAGCACCAGGAGGGCCGCGACGCGGCCGCGGCGGAGCGGCTCGACGCCGAGCTCGACCGCGCCGTGCGCGTGCCGGACGGCCAGGTGCCGCCGGACGTCGTCGCCATGAACTCGCGCGTGGTCTACGAGGACGGCGCGACCGGCCGCCTGCGCGAGGTCACGCTCGTCTACCCGACCGCCGCGGACCTGCGGGAGGGCCGGCTGTCGGTGCTCGCGCCGGTGGGCGCGGCGCTGCTCGGGCTGTCCACCGGCCAGTCCATCTCCTGGACGCTGCCGGACGGGCGCGAGGTCGAGCTGCGCGTGCGCTCGGTGCAGCAGCCCCCGGCCGCCCCGGCCGCGAGCGCGGCGGTGTGAGCCCGCCGCGTCCGCTCAGCCGGCCTGCCCCGGGCCGGCCGGGGGCGGCGCGGCGGCCAGCGCCGGCCCGGGCTCCGGCTCCGTCACCTCGAGGTGGACCTCGTCGAAGCTCGCGGTCGCGCCCAGCGTCAGCGCCGGGAGCATGGTGTTGAGGAGCGCGTACGGGATGATCCCTCCGACCAGCCAGGGCGGGACGCCCTCGAAGCGCTCGATCACGATCTCGGCCAGCACCAGCGAGAACACGAGCGTGGGCACGAGCGCCGTCGCCACCCGCCGCGCCTGGCCCAGGTGCTCGCGGAGCGCGAGCTTCCGGTGCACCGCCACCAGGCCCACGCGCAGCGGGATCATGGCGGCCAGGTAGACGACGCCGGTGGCCAGGGAGGACAGGGTGAGCAGCTCCGGGTGCAGGTGCGCGCCGGCGCTGAAGAAGTAGAACGGCGCGAAGAACGACGCGAACACCTCGACCGCGTGCAGCAGGCGGTCGGACGAGAACGCGGGGAGCCGCTCGCGGAAGCGGCGCGCCGCCACGCCGACCAGGAACGCGCCCACCAGGTAGTACACGCCCAGCTTGCGGGTGGCGAACGCCGCCATCACCGCCAGCATCACCAGGAACGCGAACTCGGAGCGCGGCGCCCAGGGCGCGATCGCCACCGCGAACGCGCGCATCACCAGGGGGATGAGCACCACCACCGCGAGCAGCGCCGCGCTGGCGCCGGCGAAGCGCGCCGCCGAGGTGGACTGGAGCACCGCGAACAGCACCGCCAGCGCGAGCAGCTCGGTGGCGACCGCCTTGGTGCGCGTCCAGAAGCGCTGGTCGGCGTCGAGGCCGAAGGACTGCAGCGAGTCGAGGATGAAGCCGGTCGAGGGCGTCACCAGCGCGAGCGCGACCAGCGTGGCCGGCCGCCAGTCCACGCCGGTGGCTGCGGCGATGGCCCAGGCCACGCCCGCGAGCAGGAGCGCCTGGATGACGAGGTGCTGCGCGACCAGCGCGGCGCCGCGGCGGAGGTCCTTCGCGTCCACGTCCAGCCCGGCGAACAGGAACAGCCCGGTGATGCCCAGCGTGGCGAGCAGCGCCAGGGTGGGATCGCCGGTGAAGAGGCCGGCGCGGGCCGCCGCCAGCCCGAGCAGGAGGCTGGTGATGGCGCCGGGGATCCGGAAGCGCTGCAGCGCCTTGGGGATGACGAACAGCGCGAACAGCAGGGCGATGTAGGCGAGCTCGGAGGACACGGTCCGCAACATCGCAGCAGGCCGCCCGGCGGGCAACCCGCGATCGCGCGACGCCGGGGCGTCAGGCGTGCTCGGTGAGGAGCGCGTCCAGGCGCTGCACGAACTGGCCGCGCGAGATCACCTCGTCCACCCCGGCCGCGCGGGCGGCGCCCGCCAGCTCGACCTCCACGTGGCCGAGGAAGCCGATGATCCGGACCGGCAGCCCGGCCGCGCGGGTGGCCCGCACCTCGTCGAGCACGCCGGGCTCGGAGAGGTCCGCGAGGATCGTGCCCTGGCCCAGGTCGCGCGCGGCCTCGGACAGGCGGCCACCGCGCGGGGCGAAGCGGAGGGCGACGCCGAGCCGCTCGCCGGCGGCGTGGATCTTGGAGCGGAAGACGAGGTCGCGGACGGAGACGAGGAGGGGCATGGGGGCGGATGTACCGGCGCGGGCGCGTCGGCGCCGCGCCCGGCGGGGCGCTGCGCGCTATCGAGGCTTCGGGATCCCGGCCTCGATGCGCGCCGCCTCCTGCGGCGCCAGCAGGCGGGCCAGCTCCAGCTCCAGGTCCACGTCGCGGGAGGGCTTCCCGCGGCCGTGCTCGGTCTGGTCCTCGACCAGCCGGGTCAGCCGCACCTGCACGCCCCCCTCGCCCGGCGAGGCCTCGGCGTGCACGCGGGTCTGGTCCTTCCGCCACCCGGTGTCGAGCTTGCGCCGTCCGGCCTTGTCGATCTCGGTGGGGCGGGCGGGCGTGAACAGGTTCACCACCAGCCCCTGGATCCCCTCGCGCGGATCCTCCTCGTCGGCGAGCGGGAACTCGTTCTGCATGAGCAGCCGGCGCACGTCGCCCCAGATCTCCTCCGCCGGCTGCGGGTACCGGAGCCGGTCGAGCTCGGCCTCCAGGTACCGGGTGCGCGCGCGCTGGGCGGCCACGGAGGCGCAGCCGGACAGCGTGAGGGCGAGCGCGGCGGTGGCGATCCAGGCGGTGCGGTTCATCGGCTCTCCTCGGGTCGAGACGGCCCGAGGACTCTACCTGATGCGGGAGCGGCGCGGTGGCCGCGCGCGCGGTCGCGCCAGGCGCCCAGCAGGACCGGTGCGACGAGCAGCGCGGCGACGATCGCGAGCGACAGGGCGGGCGGGACCTTCACCCAGTCCATCGCCAGCATCTTCACGCCCACGTACACCAGCACCGCCGAGAGCCCGGTCTTCAGCCCGGAGAAGCGCTCCACCATGCCGGCCAGCAGGAAGAACATCGAGCGCAGGCCGAGGATGGCGAAGATGTTCGAGGTGAACACGATGAACGGGTCGAGCGTCACCGCGAAGATCGCGGGGATGGAGTCCACCGCGAAGATGACGTCGGAGATCTCCACCAGCACCAGCGCGAGCAGGAGCGGCGTGGCGACGCGCCGGCCGTTCTCGATCGTGAGGAAGTGGGCCCCGCGCAGCTCGTGGGTGGAGGGGATGACCCGCCGCACCAGCCGCATCAGCCGGCCGCCGGTGGGATCGGGCGCCTCGTTGCGGCCGAGGAACAGCTTCACGCCGGTCGCGACCAGCAGCGCGCCGAACAGGTAGATGGTCCAGTGGAAGCGGGCCAGCAGGGCGGTGCCGGCGAAGATCATCCCGGCGCGCAGGACGAGCGCGGAGAGGATGCCCCAGAACAGCACCCGGTGCTGGTAGAGCGGCGGCACGCCCAGCGCCGAGAAGATGATGACGAAGACGAAGATGTTGTCGACGGCGAGCGACTTCTCGATGAGGTAGCCGGTGAGGAACTCGAGGCCGCGGTCTGCCCCGAACTGCCACCACACCAGCGCGTTGAAGGTGAGCGCCAGCGCCACCCACACCACGCTCCAGCCGAGCGCCTCGCGCACGCGGATGACGTGCGCCTTCCGATGGAACACGCCCAGGTCGAGCGCCAGCATCAGCGCGACGAAGGCGAGGAAGCCGATCCACAGGGCGGGTGAGCCGATCGATTCGACCAAGACGTACCTCCGAGAGCGTTCCCGGCGGATCTACGGTCCCGGCCATCCCTTAGACCATGACAAAATGACGCGTCGGAGCATTCAGAAAACCTGCGTCCGGGTGCGCGCAGACCGGGGCGGGCGCGGCCGCAGGAACGCCAGGTCGCGCGCGATGCGCTATGACGGCAGCATGACCTCGCTCCGCCGTGCCGCCCGCTGGTGCCTCCCCGCCCTCGCGCTCGCCGCTGCGCCGGCCGTGCGCGCCCAGGGCGAGCCGGCCGCCGACGCGCCGTTCCCCCTCACGCTGGACGTGGGCGAGGTGAAGCCGCTCTGTCCGACCGGCACGGTGCAGTGCCCGCCCCGCGCGATCCTCTGCGACGATCCGAAGGTGGCGGTGGGCGCGGACTCGCCGGAGGGCGGCGCGCTGCGCGGCGTCGGCCCGGGCACCACCACCTGCTCGGCCGCGGGCGGCTCGCCGCTCGGCGCGCGCCGCGTGTACCGGGTGACGGTGGTCGCCCCCGGCGACGGCGGCGCGCGCGGCGGCGGCCGCTAGCCCTGCTGCGGGGGCGCGTCCGCACCGTGAGTACTCCAGGCGAGCGGAGCGAGCCCGCCGGGGCGCCGCCGCGTCAGCGGCGAAGTCGCCCGCGGCGGCGCAGGGGACCCGGCGAGCAGGGTGGGGCCCCGCGGAGCTCTGCTCCGTGGGGCGGGGCGCAGCCCCGTCAGGACTTCCCGTGCTCCAGCCATCCGCCGCCGAGGGCGCGGTACAGGCCGATGGAGTTCGAGAAGCGGGTGAGCCGGGTCTGGATGAGCTGCTGCTGCGCGCCGTACAGGTCGCGCTGCGCGGTGAGCACGTTCAGGTAGCTGTCCACGCCCTTGCGGTAGCGCAGCTCGGAGATGTCGTAGCGCCGCTGCTCCGCCTGGACGCGCCGGGTCTGGGCCTCGAGCTGCTCGTCGAGGCGCCCGCGCGCCACCAGCGCGTCGGCCACCTCGCGGAACGCCACCTGGATCGCCTTCTCGTAGCTCGCGATCTCGATCTGCTTGCGGACGTTCGCCGCGTCGAGGTTCGCCTTGTTGCGGCCGCCGGTGAAGATGGGCAGGTCGATGCGCGGCGAGAACGCCCAGGTGCCCGAGCCGGCGGTGAACAGGTTGGACAGCTCGGTCGAGGCGGTGCCCACCGAGGCGGTGAGCGAGATGGAGGGGAAGAACGCCGCGCGCGCCGCGCCGATGCTGGCGTTCGCCGCCTTGAGCTGATGCTCGGCCGAGAGGATGTCGGGACGGCGCTGCAGCAGGTCGGACGGCAGCCCCGCCGGCAGCTCCGCCACGGGAGGCTGCGACTCGAGCGGCGCCGTCGGCAGGTCCTTCGGCAGCGGTCCGCCGGCGAGCAGCACCAGCGCGTTCTCGGCCTGCGCGAGCTGCTGCTGGTAGGCGGACAGGTTCACCCGCGCGGTCTCGACCTGCGCCTCGGCGGTGCGGAAGTCGAGCTCGGAGGTGCGGCCGGCCTCGAAGGTGCGCTTCGCGAGGTCGTACGACTGCTGCACGGTCTGCAGCGTCTGCTCCGCGAGCGCCACCTGCGACTGCAGCGCGCGCGAGGCGAGGTACTGGACCGCCACCTCGGAGACGAGCGCCAGGTGCGCGCTGCGGTGGGCCTCCTCGGTCGAGAGGTACTGCTCGAGCGCCTGGTTCCGCAGGCTGCGGACGCGGCCGAACAGGTCGATCTCGAACGACGTGAGGCCCACGCCGGCCGAGAAGGTGTTCCCGACGGAGGGCTCGCCGGTGAAGCTGAGGTCCTTCGCCGTGCGCGCGCGGCTGCCGCTCCCGGTCGCGCCGACCGTGGGCAGCAGGTACGAGCGCTGGATGCCGTACTGCGCACGGGCCAGCTCCACGTTGAGCGCGGCGACGCGGAGGTCGCGGTTCTCGCGGAGCGCCTGGTCGATCACGGCCTGGAGGCCGGGATCCTGGAACACGTCGCGCCAGCCCAGGTCGGAAGCGGCGGGGCCGGTCGCCGCGCCGGCGCCGGCGGGGAACTCGGCGGCCACGGGCGCGGCGGGGCGCTGGTACCGGGGCGCGAGCGTGCACCCGGAGACGGCGAGGGCGGAGGCGGCGACGAGCGTCGCGAGGCCAGGGCTACGCATGGGCGATCTCCTTCGGCGCGGCCTCGTCCTCGTCGTCGCGCGGTCCGGCCACCAGGTCGGGCGGCGGCGTCTTCCGCTTGCCGGCGATCTTCACGAAGAACACCGGCACGAGCAGGATGGCGAGGAAGGTGGCCGAGACCATGCCGCCGATCACCGCCACGCCGATGGCGTTCTGCCCGGCCGCGCCGGCCCCGTTCGCGATCGCGAGCGGGAGCACGCCGAGGATGAAGGCGAGCGAGGTCATGATGATGGGGCGGAGGCGCATGCGGGCCGCCTCCACGGCGGCGTCGAACAGGCTCATGCCCTGCTCGTACAGGGCCCTCGCGAACTCGACGATGAGGATGGCGTTCTTGGCGGAGAGGCCGATGGTGGTGAGCAGGCCGACCTGAAAGTAGACGCCGGCGTCCATGCTCGCGAGCTCGGTGAACAGCACCGCGCCGAGCACGCCGAGCGGCACCACCAGCATCACCGAGAACGGGATGGACCAGCTCTCGTAGAGCGCCGCCAGCGCGAGGAACACCACCAGCAGCGAGATGGTGTAGAGCGCCGGGGCGTTCGCGCCCGAGAGCCGCTCCTCGTACGAGAGGCCCGACCACTCCAGGCCGATGCCGGCCGGGAGCGCCTTGACGTGCTCCTCCATGGCGGCCATGGCCTCGCCCGAGCTGTGGCCCGGGGACGGCTCGCCCTGGATCACCATGGCCGGGGAGCCGTTGAAGCGCTCGAGCTTGGTGGGGCCGTGCACCCAGGTGCCGGTGGAGAACGCCGAGAACGGGACCATCTGCCCGGCGGCGTTGCGCACGTACCAGCGGTTCAGGTCCTCCGGCTTCATGCGGAACGGCGCGGCGGCCTGCACGTACACGCGCTTGGTGCGCCCCTTGTCCACGAAGTCGTCGACGTAGTTGACGCCCCAGGTGCTGGACAGGGTGGCGTTGATGTCGGAGAGCGAGAGCCCGAGGGCCGCGGCCTTCTGCTGGTCCACGTCGATGCGGTACTGCGGCGTGTCCTCCAGGCCGAGCGGGCGGACCTTGGCGAGGCGCGGATCCTGCGCGGCCATGCCGAGGAGCTGGTTGCGGGCCGCCATGAGCGCCTCGTGGCCGAGGTTGCCGCGGTCCTGGAGCTGCAGCTCGAAGCCGGTGGCGTTGCCGAGCTCGGGCACCGCCGGCGGCACGAACGCGAACGCGAGGCCGTCCTTGATCTGCGAGAACGCCCGCATGGCGCGCCCGGCGATGGCGGGCGCGTGCTGCTCCTTCTTCGGGCGCTCGGACCAGTCCTTCAGGCGCACGAACGCGAGGCCGGCGTTCTGGCCGCGGCCGGAGAAGCTGAAGCCGGTGATGGCCATCACCGCCTCGACGTTGTCCTTCTCGTCCTCGAGGTAGTGCCGCGTCACCTCCTGCATCACCGTGCGGGTCCGGTCCATGGTGGCGCCGGCGGGCAGCTGCACCATGTTGATGATGGAGCCCTGGTCCTCCTCCGGGAGGAAGCCGGTGGGCAGGTGCAGGAACAGCCCGCCCAGCGCCGCGAGCAGCACGGCGTAGACGATCAGGGCGCGACCGGCGCGGCGCAGGATCCAGCCCACCGACTTCTCGTAGATCCCGCTGCCCTGCCCGTAGAGCCGGTTGAACCAGCCGAAGAACCCCTTCTCCGAGGCGTGGTGCCCCTTCTCGACGGGCTTCAGGATCGTGGCGCACAGCGCGGGCGTGAGCGTCAGCGCGACCACCACCGACAGCGCCATGGCCGAGACCACGGTGATGGAGAACTGCCGGTAGATGACGCCCACCGAGCCGCCGAAGAACGCCATGGGGACGAACACCGCGGCGAGCACCAGCGCGATGCCGACGAGCGCGCCGGTGATCTGGCCCATCGACTTGCGGGTGGCCTCGCGCGGCGAGAGCCCCTCCTCGCTCATCACGCGCTCGACGTTCTCGACCACCACGATGGCGTCGTCCACCAGCAGCCCGATGGCGAGCACCAGGCCCAGCATGGTCAGCGTGTTCACGGTGAAGCCGGCCGCCGCCAGCACGCCGAACGTGCCGAGCAGCACCACCGGCACCGCGATGGTCGGGATGAGCGTGGCGCGGAAGTTCTGCAGGAACAGGAACATCACCAGGAACACGAGGATGATGGCCTCGGCGAGGGTCTTCACCACCTCCTCGATCGAGATCCGCACGAACGGCGTGGAATCGACCGGATAGACGACCTTCATCCCCGGCGGGAAGTACTGCGACAGCTCGGTGAGCTTGGCGCGCACCAGGTCGGCGGTCTTCAGCGCGTTCGCGCCCGAGGCGAGCCGGATGCCCATGCCGCCGGCGGGCTTGCCGTTGTAGTAGCTCTCGAGCTCGTAGGTCTCGCCGCCCAGGTTCGCGGTGCCGACGTCGCGCAGCCGCACCTGCGAGCCGTCGGGGTTGACGCGCAGGAGGATGTTCAGGAACTGCTCGGGCGTCTGGAGCCGGGTCTGCGAGGTGACCGTGGCGTTGAGCTGCTGGCCGGGCACGGCCGGGGCCGCGCCGAGGGAGCCGGTGGACACCTGCGCGTTCTGCGCCCGGAGGGCGCCGCTCACGTCGAGCGGGGTGAGCTTGAAGCTGGCGAGCTTGTCGGCGTCGAGCCAGATGCGCATGGCGTACTGGGTGCCGAACGCGGTCACCTCGCCGACGCCGGTCACACGGCTGATCGGGTCGACGATGTTCGAGAACGCGTAGTCGTTCAGGTCGTCGCGCGTCATGCTGCCGTCCTCGGAGATGAGGCCGGCGATGAGCAGGTAGTTGCTGACGGTCTTCAGGACGCGCACGCCCTGCTGCTGCACCTGCTGCGGCAGCAGCGGCATGGCGTTCTGCAGCTTGTTCTGCACCTGCATCTGCGCGATGTCCGGATCGGCCTCGGCCTCGAACGTGAGCGTGACGCTCGCGTTGCCGGAGCTGTCGCTCGCGGCGGACATGTACCGGAGGTGGTCGATGCCGGTCATCTTCTGCTCGATGACCTGGGTGACCGAGTTCTCCAGCGTCTGCGCGTTCGCGCCCGGGTAGGTCGCGTACACCGTGACGACCGGCGGCGCGATGGCGGGGTACTGCGAGACCGGCAGGCCCAGGATGGCGAGCCCACCGGCCAGCATGATCATGATCGAGATCACCCACGCGAAGATGGGCCTATCGATGAAGAACCTGGCCACGACGACTCCTCGACTGAAAAAAGGGAAGGGGTGCGCGGGCGGCCGGCTCGGGTCCGGCCGCGCGCGCGGTCACGCTGTCGGGCGCCTCAGCGGGCCGCGCCCGCCGGGGCCTGCTGGCCCGGGGTCGCGGCGTTCGCCTGCTTCGCGCCGCCGGCCGGGACCGGGTTGACGGGGGCGCCCGGGCGCACCTTCTGGAGGCCCTCGACGATCACCTGCTCGCCGGGCTTCACGCCGGAGGTCACGAGCCACGCGTCGCCGATGACGCGCTCGGTGACCAGGTTGCGCAGCTCGACCTTGCCGCCGGCGACGATCAGCGCCGTGGGCTCGCCCTTGTTGTTGCGGGCGACGGCGCGCTGGGGGACGAGAAGCGCCGCCGGGTTCACGCCCTCGGCCAGGCGCGCCCGCACGTAGGTGCCGGGGAGCAGCTCGGCGCGCGGGTTCGGGAAGATCGCGCGCAGCGCCACCGAGCCAGTGCCGGGATCCACGGTGACGTCGGCGAACTGCAGCGTGCCGGGGAGGCCGTACTCGCGGCCATCCTCGGTGGTGAGCGCGACCTTCGCCTTGCCGGCGCCGGCGGACTGGAGCTTGCCGGCCTCGAGATCGCGCCGCATCCGGAGCAGCTCGGCGCTGGACTGCGTCACGTCCACGTAGACCGGGTCGAGCTGCTGCACGGTCGCGAGCAGCGTGGCCTGCGCGGCCTGGACGTAGGCGCCCTCGGTGACCCCCGAGCGGCCGATCCGGCCGCTCACCGGCGAGGTGACGGTGGTGTAGCCGAGGTTGATGCGGGCGGCGTCCACCGCGGCCTTGCCGGCGGCGACGTCGGCCTCGGCCTTCTTCAGCGCGGCGAC encodes:
- a CDS encoding PAS domain-containing sensor histidine kinase; this encodes MSDPSDHRPHPAGPGHLQEQEQLLRLLVDSVKEYAIFMLDPSGHVLSWNPGAERIKGYPAHEIVGRHFAVFFTPEDVRRGKPAAELREAAEQGSSEDEGWRVRRDGTRFFASVVVTALRGPDGALRGFAKITRDLTERRRGEEARRNLAEAREAVRSRDDFLAVASHELRTPLTCVQLVAQSLARQTHEGQPVTGQQVERLHQLQRHVARLGELVSGLLDLAEMSRGALQLEPAPFDLSELVQEVAARFEPDVRRKGTALSVHAPGPIPGRWDRRRVADAIAAVLGNAVKYGGRSPIEVTASRDDRRALVVIEDRGPGIAPEDQSRVFERFERAAPVAHYPGLGVGLWTARQILNAHGGDIAVESASGKGARFSLRLPLESPA
- a CDS encoding PQQ-dependent sugar dehydrogenase; this translates as MRPARPALAPLLLLLACGAASARRPAPGCTMVEEGFGPAGAIPIRVERVASGLEVPWGLAFLPGGDVLVTERPGRVRLIRHGQLQPEPVATVAIAPGGEGGLLGIAADPRFAENRRFYLYATVEAGGAPVNQVSRWTLSADGRAATREKVLLDGIPAARYHDGGRIRFGPDGMLYVGTGDGGHPDRARDPASPSGKLLRVTPDGAPAPGNPRPDSPVLLSGVRNLEAFDWLDAGTLILADHGPSGERSRTGQDEVTVARAGDDLGWPAVSGCDAEPGTVAPILSFRRAAPPGGGSVYRGSAVPQWRGSFLFGTLGSRHLHRVVLDGRGGLRAHEVYLAGDPPSGLGRVREVVEGPDGALWVTTSNCDGRGTCPAERDLVVRLVGG
- the rnk gene encoding nucleoside diphosphate kinase regulator; the encoded protein is MSRDRIYVSETDHERLRALVEQHQEGRDAAAAERLDAELDRAVRVPDGQVPPDVVAMNSRVVYEDGATGRLREVTLVYPTAADLREGRLSVLAPVGAALLGLSTGQSISWTLPDGREVELRVRSVQQPPAAPAASAAV
- a CDS encoding NAD(P)/FAD-dependent oxidoreductase codes for the protein MAGTEGSPVVIVGAGVAGLSCARALAEGGRRALVLDRAHGVGGRCATRALEGQPVDYGAVFLHGRDPAFLAALDAVPATRLDWPADVHGSGPPCQPEAFSPGEVRRAFAEGVNAFPRHLAEGLELRLQRKVVGLVPGDGTVALRLDDGSFLEAETAVLALAAEQADELLATVLPAPPAVAAARALLATASSHCALALLAVYGPAAPRPPWHVSYPETSRIVQLVSHESSKRPGSPLLVLTYQAHPAWSRQHLDDPDWPRRVLDEAARLLGPWAADPRTAHPHRWRWARTDLAAELARPLLLALPGGARLGVAGDRFAPGGGIEAAWRSGRALAGRVLAGEGA
- the ribA gene encoding GTP cyclohydrolase II, producing MTGGGDALAQLVLRDRDHECEGFGPGRVCVRVVAVARLPTRAGPFRIVAFWNNRDAKEHVALVHGDVVGAADVPVRLHSECLTGDVMGSLRCDCRDQLTEGLAAIQREGRGVLLYLRQEGRGIGLINKIRAYALQEQGLDTVEANLALGFRDDERDYAVAAHMIHGLELRSIRLITNNPEKIRQLTAYRVDVSGRIPHVIPPGEHNRFYLETKARRSGHLIDLAALEPRSEQADPVVVAPAPGTPGGE
- a CDS encoding cation:proton antiporter; the encoded protein is MSSELAYIALLFALFVIPKALQRFRIPGAITSLLLGLAAARAGLFTGDPTLALLATLGITGLFLFAGLDVDAKDLRRGAALVAQHLVIQALLLAGVAWAIAAATGVDWRPATLVALALVTPSTGFILDSLQSFGLDADQRFWTRTKAVATELLALAVLFAVLQSTSAARFAGASAALLAVVVLIPLVMRAFAVAIAPWAPRSEFAFLVMLAVMAAFATRKLGVYYLVGAFLVGVAARRFRERLPAFSSDRLLHAVEVFASFFAPFYFFSAGAHLHPELLTLSSLATGVVYLAAMIPLRVGLVAVHRKLALREHLGQARRVATALVPTLVFSLVLAEIVIERFEGVPPWLVGGIIPYALLNTMLPALTLGATASFDEVHLEVTEPEPGPALAAAPPPAGPGQAG